TTAGCTACATTGACTACCTTAAAAAGAGCAAAAAGAAGTATGGATCAAGTTAGTAGACATGATGATAACCCAAAAGTAGCTAGTGTAGTTTACCCACTTATGCAAACTGTAGATATGTCTGCCTTAGAGGTTGATGTTGCTTTAGGTGGTATGGAGCAGAGAAAAATACAAATGTTAGCAAGAGAAAACTTGCCAAGAATAGGAAAAGAATCACCTGTTTGTATTCACACTCCTTTAATTCATGGACTTGATGGTGATGAAAAAATGTCCTCTAGTAAAGGAAATTACATCGCTGTTGATGATGATGAAAAAACTATTAAAGAAAAAATTAGAAAAAGCTACTGTCCACAAGGAGAGCTAGAAGGAAATCCTATTTTAGAAATTGCAGATTATTTCGTTTTCACACAACAAGATACTTTAGTTATAGAAAGACCTGAAAAATTTGGTGGAAACTTAGAATTAACTAAAGATGAATTATACGAAATCTATGGTGAAGGTAACTTACATCCAATGGATTTGAAAAATGCAATAACTAAATTCTTAATTGAATTCTTAAAACCAGTAAGAGACTTTATGAATTCAGACCAATAAAAACAATTGTAATATAATAGCCAATAATGTTATAATAATATCATAACAATATCGTGACAAATATTATAGTAATAATATAAAATTAATGAGAATTATTTAATTTTAAAATAAATATTAAAAAGAGGGATAGAATGGAAGAAGAACAGGTATATGAAATGAAACTTAGCAATGGAATTGGAGAACAAATGCTTGCTCATGTTTTTGAAAAGTTTGATGTTGAACTTAAGCAAACTGAATATGGGCCTAAACTTCAAGGAACAAAGGAAGAACTTGAAAAAGTACAAGAATACATCGTTCAAGTAATGAAAGAAAGATTAGATGAACTAGATAGATAATTATTATTAACTATCTTTTTATTTTAATTATTCTTTAAATTCTTTCTATTTTTCTAAAAAAATATCTAAATACTTTTCTATTTCAATACTATGAAATACAGTCTTTACAGATATCAAATAATGGAGCTACTGTTTTTTTAATATCGGAAGATACCTTATTTGGACCATTATTTGCATCAATTATTTTAAAATTTTCATTAGATCTTGCTAAGTCTAAGTAATTCTGTTTTACTCCAGTTAAAAACTCTTCATTTTCAAATTCATCAGTTCCTTCACATCTTTCAACAGATTTTTTAACATCTAAATCTAAAAGCAGGACTAAATCTGGAATTTTAGCATATTTATTTATCTCTTTAATCCAATTTTGTGGCTTTTGATAAACTAAACTTGAATAAAAAGATCTATCACTAATAACAACCCTATTTTCACTTTCTAATTTTTCAATTTTATCCATCAAGATTAACCTATCTGCAGCAAATAAAAGTCCTAATGTTTTTTGCATAGTGTCAGTTGTAGCATCAGAACGAGTTAAGAGTTTACGAATAAGTTTCCCTACTTCTAAGTCAGTTGGCTCAACAATTGTTTCAACATTTAAACCATTACTCTCTAACCATTCTTTTAAGAGATTAATTTGAGTTGATTTTCCAGCACCATCTATTCCTTCTAATACAATATACATAAATAAAAATTTATTTTTAAAATATATAATTTTATGTAATTTTAAGAATTTTTAAAAAGTTTTCATAAACCCTTATAAAGAACAATATAACAATTCCATATAATATTAAAAATATGTATATAATAAAATTAACATAATTATTGATAGTTAAATTATTAAATTAAAATATTTAAAAATAAAAAATTTAAAAATAAAAAACAAAATATTTAAGAATAAAACAAATTTATCATAAAAATACAGTTAAAATTATAGGAGATTAATTAATGACATTAGCTGAATTATTAGCACCTGCTGGAGACTATGACATACTAGTTACAGCAGTGAATGCTGGAGCAGATGCTGTTTATATATCTGGAGAAAGATTTGGAGCAAGAGCATTTGCTAAAAACTTTTCTCTTGAAGAAATAGAAAAAAGTGTAGAGTATGCTCATTTAAATGGAGTGAAAATACATGTAACTGTAAACACTTTAATAAACAACTTTGAAGTTGTAGACATTGTAAAATACTTATTTAATTTATATAAAATAGGTGTTGATGCAGTTATTGTACAGGATTTAGGAATAATTGAATTAATTAAAAGCCTTATACCTAAACTTGAAGTTCATGCCTCTACACAAATGACATTAAGTGATTATGATTGTATTTTATGGGCTGTTGAAAATGGAATCTCTAGAATAGTTTTCCCACGTGAGCTAAGTGTGGATAAAATCTCTGAAATCTCTTCAAAATTAAAAGAATCCAATATAAATATAGAATTTGAAGTATTTGGACATGGTGCTCTTTGTTACTCCTTTAGTGGAAATTGTTATATATCATCATATAACAGCGGACGTAGCGGAAACAGAGGAGCATGTGCACAGCCTTGTCGTAAGCAATACAAATTAAAATATAAAAACTACAATGTAGGGAATGGATTTTTATTATCAACTCATGATCTAGCAGTTAATAAAGGTCTGGACAAAATAGAAAAGGCAGGAGTCTTTTCACTTAAATTAGAAGGGCGTATGAAATCTGCAGATTATGTAGGAACTATTGTAAATGCATATAGACATTTAATTGATGGTGATGAAGGAGATTATGAAAAAGATTTGAGTCTTGTATTTAATAGGCAATTTACAGATGGTTATATTCTCAATCAAAAGCCTGGACAAGTTTTAGGTAGGGAAAGTTCTGGGCATGAAGGAGTATATATTGGAAAAATCATAGAGCAAGAAGGAGATTTGATAACCATCTCTAAAGAAAATGAGGAATTTTCAATAAACCTCGACATTGGAGATGGAATTGGATTTAAATACAAAGATAAAATAAAGGGAATTTATATTGATAATATTAAAGAGCAAACTGATAAATACATAAAGCTTGAAACAACAAGAAATGTTCGAAAAGGAGATAAAGTACTTTTAAGTTATTCAAAATCTACCCATGACAACCTTAAAAAGTTCCACAAGGAAACAATTAAGCAAAACATCCCATTGTCATTAGATATTAAATGGAGAGATGATTTAAGATTAAATATTGATGCTAAATTTAAGATTGTAGAGAAAGGAATAAATAATGAAAATAAGGAAGAGGAATTTAGTTTTAGCTATATTTCAGATGCAAAATTTGAAAAAGCCCAAAAAAGACCTGTAAGTGAAGAAGATATTAAAAAACAAATGTTAAAAACAGGTTCAACATCATTTTATATCGATAGTTTAACTATAAATAATATGCCAGAGAATAGCTTTATCCCTATTGGAAAGCTTAATAAAATAAGACGTGATGTTCTTGATAAGGCTAGAAAATTATTATTAAATCATTATAAACCAAAGAAAAAAGAAATCATAGCTACAAGCAAAGTAGTAAATCAATTTATAAAGGAATATGAATCTTTTAATGAAATTCCAATTAGAAAGGAAAAATTAAATCTTTCAATATTTGCAGATAATTTAGAACTTTTAAAAATAAGCTCTGAATTGCCAATTCATAAATACTTCTTTGACCCATCTTTTTCATTTAATAGTCAGGAAGCATATTTCAACAATGTAAAAAATCTCTTAAAAGAGACCTATTCCATTGTTTATAAAAGAAAAGAAAAGGCAGAAGAGAGGCTAGTTTGGGTTTTATCCTCATTTATTAGTGATGAAGAAATAGAAAAAGCCAGTAAAATCGTTAATGAATTAGAAAAAGAAGGATTTAAAATACCAATAATGTATGACACCCCAGGAATAGCTAAAAGCTTTAAAAACAAAGTTTATGGAAATCATAATTTAAATGTTTGGAATAGCTATAATGTTAAAAACTTATCTAAATCCGGATTTAAAAGTTTAATTTTATCTTCTGAATTATCCCATAAAGAGATAAAGGAACTGGTTTCTAAATATCAATTTATTAAAAATATCAACAATGAAAATAATCAAGAGGAAATTGATTTAAATATAATCATACAAGGAAACCTAGAGGTTATGACTAGTAAAGACGATTTCTCAAATCTTAATGATGGAAAGGACTTTATAATTAATGATTCATCGGATTATGCAATATTAGAAGATAAAAAACGTAAAAAATTTAAATATAAAGTGGTATTTGATTATAACAAACATAGCCATTTTATTAATAAGGATTGTTTATGCTTAATAGATGAGGTAGAATTAATTAAAGATAGTGGAGTGAACTCTGTAATAATCGATTGTAGATTCTCCAGTCCACAATACAGCTCTACAATCATCTCACTTTATTCACAAGCATTAAAAGAAGATAATACTTATGATTTAAACTTATTAAAAGAACAGATAGAAAATATAAGCTTATCAAGATTAAATAAGGGAAACTTCATCAATGGAAGAATCCATGAAAAAGCATTTAAAAAACATTGAATAAAAAATCATTTGAAATTACTTGAGGAGAAAGAATGAAATTACCTGAATTACTTGCACCTGTAGGATCTCTCGAGCATTTAAAAACAGCTATACTGTCTGGTGCAAATTCCATTTATTTATCTGGTGAAAACTTTGGAGCAAGAAGACATGCTGAAAACTTCTCAGTCCCTGAGATAAGAGAAGCGGTAAAATATGCTCATTTACATAATGTAAAAGTTTACCTTACAGTAAATACCCTAATTAAAGAAGGAGAACTAGAGAAAATCACCAGCTATCTTCTTGAACTATATGAAATAGGGGTTGATGCAGTACTTATCCAAGACATTGGCCTTATAAAAATTATTAAAGAAAACATTCCCAAACTTAGAATTCATGCATCTACACAGATGAATATTCATAATATTGAAGCTATAAAATGGGCATCAAAGCAAGGTATAAAAAGAGTTGTTCTCCCTAGAGAAACAAAATTAAATGAACTTAAAGAAATCATTGACTATGCACACTTATTAAATATAGAAATAGAGATATTTGCACATGGAGCTCTCTGTTATAGCTATTCAGGACATTGCTTGTTATCTTCCCTACAAGGTGGAAGAAGTGGAAATAGAGGAACTTGTGCTCAGCCATGCAGAGAAAGATATGAATTAAATATTAATAAATCTAAGAAAATAAAGCCAAAAACAGAGGGAGATTATCTCCTATCACCAAAAGACCTATCATTATACGAACATCTTGATGAAATAGTTAATTTAGAAATAGATAGTATAAAAATTGAAGGTAGAATGAGAAGTAATGACTATGTGGCAACTGTAGTTAAAAACTATAGAAAAAGACTTAATAGGCTAAGATATGATAAGAGGTCCCAAAAAATAAACAGAAGCATAAAGGAATTGGAAAGAAAAAGTAAAGGTAAAAAAGGAAGAAATAGTGATTTTAAAAAGATTAGGGATAAAGAAAATATTACTCATCTAAAAGAGGAACAAAAGCTAGAAAACTTAGAATCTCTTGAAGAGATAGATTTAGTTTTTAATAGAGAGTTTACAACAGGACACCTTATTCCTAAAAACAATCCCATGATTATGAATCGTAAAAAACCAGGCCATCAAGGATTATACATTGGAAAAATCCACAGATACAACCTAGAAACCGAAGAAATACATATCTTATTAAAAGATAATTTAATACACATTCCAGAAAAAGGAGATGGAATATTAATTGAAACTAATCCTAATTTAAAGGACAATCGAGAAAACATAAGAAAAACTAAGAAAACAAACAATGAAAAAACAAAAACAAAGCAAGATAAAAGAAGTAGGAGAAAAGAAAAAAGAATTAGAAATGAAATTAATCAAAATAATCAATCTAATGATGTTATTCAAAGATATGGATTTGACATATCTTCAAAACCTATTTTAAAAGATTCAAAGGATAAGCATTGGAGAAAAAGAGAAAAGGATAAAGATATTGAAGGGAAAGTATTAGTTATTAGAATAGTTAGAGAAAATAAGAGAATTGCATTTCCATTAACTAAAGGTTCAAAGGTCTATTTAACTAAGAAAAATTCCCTATTAAAAGAAGTTAAAGATCTTCAAAATAAAAAAGAAGAACACAATATTAAAAAGTCATTATTAGAGCTTTACTTTAGAATAGACAGTGCTAATTATCCCCATTTAAAAGGTAATTTAAAACTAGATAATGGTAAGGTGATTACCCTTAAGATTAAAGGTGAGAAAGCATGGGAGGAGGCAATTAAAAAACCAATATCTGATGAAACAATTAAAAGACAATTATTAAAAATTGGAGATTTACCTTATTATATTGAAAAAATTACAGTAAAGAATAATAAAAGATTGTTCTCTCCAATAAGTGAGATAAATGAACTTAGAAGAAATTTCTTTAATAAGCTTGAAGAGAAAATAATAGAAAGCTATAAGCCAAAAGATGAAGATTTAAAAATAGCTGAAGAGAATATAAAGAACCTAAATGAAAATTTAAGAAAAAAAATAGATTTAAAATCAAAAGTTAAGAGCAATTTAGAAAATATAGAAAATGATAAAAATAGTTACAATTTATCAGCATATATAAATAGCTTAGAAATATTAAAAGAATTAAATAAAGGGAATGAATCTATTTTTAATAGAATTTATTTAGAAATACCTGCAGATAAAGACTTTGAAGAAATCAGTCAGGGCTTTATAAACAATCCACTGGAAAACAATGAATTGAACATTAGTTATTCTGTTAATTTCTTAAAAGAAGCTATTGAAATATCACAAACCCAAGATTATAAATTAATTTGGAAGCTGCCAGATATTGCACATAAACAAACAAAGGAGTATATAATAAAAATTATAGGAATTCTTAGGAAAATGAATTTGGATATTGACATTATGACTAGTTTAATTGGATTAGACGATGCATTAAAAGATAAGTTCCATCTTGAACTTTATGGAAATTATCCATTAAATATATATAATATAGAGACTGTATTAGAGTTAAATAATTTTGAGCTTCTGTCTATATCTCCCGAGTTATATAAGAAAAATATTAAAGATTTAATGGAAAGTTACTACAAAGAACTATCTAAAAATAAGGATAATAAGGATAATAAGGATAACAATAGAGACAATAATGAGAACAATAGGACTAATAATGACAATAAACTTCCAGAATTAGAATTGTTGGTTCACGGAAATATAGAATCTATGATTACAAGAAAAGAACTTATTTCCAAAAAGCAATTAAAACTTATTAATAAATATACTAAAAAACAAAGAAAGGAAAATAATCATAATAAAGAAAATTCTATAAATCAGAATAACGATTATTATATTGATTCAAATGAATACTATCTGAAAAATAGAAAAGGACAATATTATCCTATAAAAACCAGTTTAAATGAAGATAATTTAATAATATTAAACTCTGAAGAATTTTGTTTATTTGATGAGATAAATTACTTAAAATCAGTGGGAATTTCTAACTTTTCAATAGATTTAAGATGGAAGCCATTAGAATACATTAAAGAAATTGGAAAAGTCTACAGAGACATTATTTATGATAAGGAAAATAATATGGAGGAATCCAGGAAAACAATTGATACTTATTGTCCTAATTTAACAAAAGCTAATTTTGAAAAGGGATTAAAATAACCGATGATAAATTTCTAAAATTATCAAAATAGTAAAAATTACTAAAATTGCCAAAATTATTAAAATAGTAAAAATCATTAAAATTACTAAAATTACTAAAATTATTAAAATAGTAAAAATTATTGAATAATTAAAAAAATATGAAATAAAAAAAAGTTTGGAAAATTAAATTAATATTCCTATTAACTTTAAATTGGTTTTTTTAAAAATCAAAAGATTTAAAAATCAATAGAAAAATAAAAGAAAATAGCTATAAAAATTAAATTTAAAAGCAACATATTATCATTTACCTAAAAGAGGTAATCTTATGGAAGGAGCAGAATTACAAAATATAAAAGGAATTGGAGATAAATTATCCCAAAAGATTATTAATGAATTAGGAGGAGAAGAGGAATTAAACAAAGTAATTAATAATCTTGACCTCGAAAGATTAATAAGAATCGATGGAATTAGTCAAAGAAAGGCTATTGAAATAATGAATCAATTAATCGGAAATCCTGCTCAAAAATTTCTAAAAAGTGAAAGAGCCATTCAACTATATGAAGAAATTATAGAAAAAATATTAATATACTCTAACACTTCCTACTCTAAAAATAGAATTTTACTTCTTGCTCCTATAAAAGATGAAGAAATTATAGAAGACCGCATAGATTTTGTAATGAATGCAAAAGAAAGAGTAAGTAAACTAGATTTAAATGAATTAAATAAATTAATGAAAAACCTCCATGAACCTAAAATAGCTAAGGCAAATCATGATGCAAGTAAAGCTATTTTAGTAGAGAGCTTAGAAGATATTGATTATTTAATGGACTTAGGTTTAAATAAATATTATAACATACTAACAGCTTCAGATTCACCATTCTTCCAAGAAGAATTAAGAGGATATGAATTAATATTTTATATTTATACAGAAGGATTCCTTGATTTAGGTGATATGTCTAATTTAATTATGATAAATAAAGATGCTCCTATTTATCAACTCCTACCTGAAGTAATTTTAGATTACTTTAGAATTAACAAAGATTTATTTGAAAGGGTTTCAAAAATAAAAGAAATTTTAGGTGAGGAGACTGTTTTAAAAG
Above is a window of Methanobrevibacter olleyae DNA encoding:
- a CDS encoding U32 family peptidase, with product MTLAELLAPAGDYDILVTAVNAGADAVYISGERFGARAFAKNFSLEEIEKSVEYAHLNGVKIHVTVNTLINNFEVVDIVKYLFNLYKIGVDAVIVQDLGIIELIKSLIPKLEVHASTQMTLSDYDCILWAVENGISRIVFPRELSVDKISEISSKLKESNINIEFEVFGHGALCYSFSGNCYISSYNSGRSGNRGACAQPCRKQYKLKYKNYNVGNGFLLSTHDLAVNKGLDKIEKAGVFSLKLEGRMKSADYVGTIVNAYRHLIDGDEGDYEKDLSLVFNRQFTDGYILNQKPGQVLGRESSGHEGVYIGKIIEQEGDLITISKENEEFSINLDIGDGIGFKYKDKIKGIYIDNIKEQTDKYIKLETTRNVRKGDKVLLSYSKSTHDNLKKFHKETIKQNIPLSLDIKWRDDLRLNIDAKFKIVEKGINNENKEEEFSFSYISDAKFEKAQKRPVSEEDIKKQMLKTGSTSFYIDSLTINNMPENSFIPIGKLNKIRRDVLDKARKLLLNHYKPKKKEIIATSKVVNQFIKEYESFNEIPIRKEKLNLSIFADNLELLKISSELPIHKYFFDPSFSFNSQEAYFNNVKNLLKETYSIVYKRKEKAEERLVWVLSSFISDEEIEKASKIVNELEKEGFKIPIMYDTPGIAKSFKNKVYGNHNLNVWNSYNVKNLSKSGFKSLILSSELSHKEIKELVSKYQFIKNINNENNQEEIDLNIIIQGNLEVMTSKDDFSNLNDGKDFIINDSSDYAILEDKKRKKFKYKVVFDYNKHSHFINKDCLCLIDEVELIKDSGVNSVIIDCRFSSPQYSSTIISLYSQALKEDNTYDLNLLKEQIENISLSRLNKGNFINGRIHEKAFKKH
- the tmk gene encoding dTMP kinase, with the translated sequence MYIVLEGIDGAGKSTQINLLKEWLESNGLNVETIVEPTDLEVGKLIRKLLTRSDATTDTMQKTLGLLFAADRLILMDKIEKLESENRVVISDRSFYSSLVYQKPQNWIKEINKYAKIPDLVLLLDLDVKKSVERCEGTDEFENEEFLTGVKQNYLDLARSNENFKIIDANNGPNKVSSDIKKTVAPLFDICKDCIS
- a CDS encoding U32 family peptidase codes for the protein MKLPELLAPVGSLEHLKTAILSGANSIYLSGENFGARRHAENFSVPEIREAVKYAHLHNVKVYLTVNTLIKEGELEKITSYLLELYEIGVDAVLIQDIGLIKIIKENIPKLRIHASTQMNIHNIEAIKWASKQGIKRVVLPRETKLNELKEIIDYAHLLNIEIEIFAHGALCYSYSGHCLLSSLQGGRSGNRGTCAQPCRERYELNINKSKKIKPKTEGDYLLSPKDLSLYEHLDEIVNLEIDSIKIEGRMRSNDYVATVVKNYRKRLNRLRYDKRSQKINRSIKELERKSKGKKGRNSDFKKIRDKENITHLKEEQKLENLESLEEIDLVFNREFTTGHLIPKNNPMIMNRKKPGHQGLYIGKIHRYNLETEEIHILLKDNLIHIPEKGDGILIETNPNLKDNRENIRKTKKTNNEKTKTKQDKRSRRKEKRIRNEINQNNQSNDVIQRYGFDISSKPILKDSKDKHWRKREKDKDIEGKVLVIRIVRENKRIAFPLTKGSKVYLTKKNSLLKEVKDLQNKKEEHNIKKSLLELYFRIDSANYPHLKGNLKLDNGKVITLKIKGEKAWEEAIKKPISDETIKRQLLKIGDLPYYIEKITVKNNKRLFSPISEINELRRNFFNKLEEKIIESYKPKDEDLKIAEENIKNLNENLRKKIDLKSKVKSNLENIENDKNSYNLSAYINSLEILKELNKGNESIFNRIYLEIPADKDFEEISQGFINNPLENNELNISYSVNFLKEAIEISQTQDYKLIWKLPDIAHKQTKEYIIKIIGILRKMNLDIDIMTSLIGLDDALKDKFHLELYGNYPLNIYNIETVLELNNFELLSISPELYKKNIKDLMESYYKELSKNKDNKDNKDNNRDNNENNRTNNDNKLPELELLVHGNIESMITRKELISKKQLKLINKYTKKQRKENNHNKENSINQNNDYYIDSNEYYLKNRKGQYYPIKTSLNEDNLIILNSEEFCLFDEINYLKSVGISNFSIDLRWKPLEYIKEIGKVYRDIIYDKENNMEESRKTIDTYCPNLTKANFEKGLK
- a CDS encoding tyrosine--tRNA ligase, with the translated sequence MNIEEKIELIQEGTLEIIDIDELKEKLNKENPIAYTGYEPSGKIHLGHAVTIMKLKQLQNLGFKIKILLADYHAFLNGKGTVEEIAETAKYNKKCFQGLGLAEDTEYILGSSFQTGSDYTNDVYQLATLTTLKRAKRSMDQVSRHDDNPKVASVVYPLMQTVDMSALEVDVALGGMEQRKIQMLARENLPRIGKESPVCIHTPLIHGLDGDEKMSSSKGNYIAVDDDEKTIKEKIRKSYCPQGELEGNPILEIADYFVFTQQDTLVIERPEKFGGNLELTKDELYEIYGEGNLHPMDLKNAITKFLIEFLKPVRDFMNSDQ